In Lodderomyces elongisporus chromosome 1, complete sequence, a genomic segment contains:
- the HPT1 gene encoding hypoxanthine-guanine phosphoribosyltransferase, which translates to MSDEKTYISYNNVHQLCQESAEKIKQFKPDLIIAIGGGGFIPARMLRSFLKEPGQPNVRIMAIILSLYEEIINSDGVEEKPGTKVVRTQWIDYNQSKVDLVGKNVLIIDEVDDTRTTLHYAVSELKKDVEEQAKAKNADPKSTKFGIFVLHDKDKKKKAELPDEIMKTGNYFAARQVPDCWIAYPWEATDIVFHQKMAEKQGNDVFLPSNTPEQ; encoded by the coding sequence ATGTCTGACGAGAAAACATACATTTCATACAATAACGTCCACCAATTATGTCAAGAATCTGCTGAGAAGATTAAGCAATTCAAACCTGACTTGATCATCGCAATCGGTGGTGGTGGATTCATCCCAGCAAGAATGTTGCGTTCATTTTTGAAAGAGCCAGGTCAGCCAAATGTGCGAATCATGGCCATCATCTTGTCGCTTTATGAAGAGATTATCAACTCTGACggtgttgaagaaaaaccAGGTACCAAAGTGGTTAGAACTCAATGGATTGACTATAACCAGTCCAAGGTTGATTTGGTGGGGAAAAACGTATTGATTATCGATGAAGTCGATGACACCAGAACCACTTTGCATTACGCTGTTTcggaattgaaaaaagatgtTGAAGAACAAGCCAAGGCTAAGAATGCAGACCCAAAGAGCACCAAATTTGGtatctttgttttgcatgacaaggacaagaaaaagaaagccgAGTTGCCTGATGAAATTATGAAGACTGGAAACTATTTTGCCGCAAGACAAGTTCCTGACTGTTGGATTGCATACCCATGGGAGGCCACTGACATTGTTTTCCACCAAAAGATGGCCGAGAAACAAGGCAATGATGTCTTTTTACCATCAAATACCCCAGAACAATAG
- the ALD5_1 gene encoding aldehyde dehydrogenase (NAD(P)(+)) ald5: MSQELPLKVKIKIPTGREYEQPTGLFINNEFVYPKKKKTIEVISPVNEELITHVYEAQEEDVDVAVDAAREAYLSWSTVEPSERARVLYKLADLIEENADLLAEIETYDNGKSLQNSKGDVALAAAYFRSCAGWTDKILGNLINTGEGHLNYTQRVPLVCGQIIPWNFPILMLSWKLGPVLASGSTTVLKSAEPTPLSALYTGKLLVEAGMPKGVVNIITGYGNVAGAAIASHPKLEKVAFTGSTAVGKSIMKAAAESNLKKVTLELGGKSPNVVFDDADIDNTVQNLVNAIFYNSGEVCSAGSRVLIQSGIYDKVLGEFKKAAESIKVGNPFDPDTFMGAQVSETQLSRILKYIEIGEKEGAKLLTGGKRRDGKGYFLQPTIFTNAKENMKISQEEIFGPVVTVVKFDTIEEAIELANDTDYGLAAGIHTTNINTAVHVANKINSGTVWVNTYNDFNSMVPFGGFHSSGIGREMGEEVFHEYTQCKAVRIKLQLPDKNTK, from the coding sequence ATGAGTCAAGAATTACCATTGAAAGTTAAGATTAAGATTCCTACTGGTCGCGAGTATGAGCAACCAACCGGTTTgttcatcaacaatgaaTTCGTGTatccaaagaagaagaaaacaattgaGGTTATTTCACCAGTTAATGAAGAACTCATCACTCATGTTTATGAGGCACAAGAAGAGGACgttgatgttgctgttgaCGCAGCCCGCGAAGCTTACTTATCCTGGTCAACAGTAGAGCCATCGGAAAGGGCAAGAGTATTGTATAAATTGGCCGATTTAATTGAGGAGAATGCCGATTTGTTGGCCGAGATTGAAACATATGATAATGGTAAATCATTGCAAAATTCCAAGGGAGACGTTGCGCTCGCAGCAGCATATTTCCGATCCTGTGCAGGCTGGACCGATAAAATTTTGGGCAACTTGATCAACACTGGTGAAGGCCACTTGAATTACACCCAAAGAGTTCCTTTGGTTTGTGGTCAGATTATCCCATGGAATTTCCCTATATTGATGCTTTCTTGGAAATTGGGCCCTGTCTTGGCTTCCGGCTCAACAACTGTATTGAAATCAGCTGAACCAACACCATTATCGGCACTTTACACAGGTAAATTGTTAGTTGAGGCAGGAATGCCCAAAGGTGTGGTGAACATCATAACCGGATATGGTAATGTTGCTGGTGCAGCCATTGCTTCACATCCAAAGTTGGAAAAAGTTGCATTCACCGGTTCTACTGCTGTTGGTAAGAGTATTATGAAGGCTGCTGCCGAATCCAATTTGAAGAAGGTCACTTTGGAATTGGGTGGTAAATCGCCCAATGTTGTGTTTGATGATGCCGATATCGACAATACAGTGCAAAATCTAGTCAATGCAATTTTCTACAACTCTGGTGAAGTCTGCTCTGCTGGTTCACGAGTATTGATCCAATCAGGAATATACGACAAAGTCTTGGGAGAGTTTAAAAAGGCTGCCGAAAGTATCAAGGTTGGTAACCCATTCGACCCAGACACTTTTATGGGTGCACAAGTTTCTGAAACTCAGTTATCAAGGATCTTGAAATACATTGAGATtggtgaaaaagaaggtgcCAAATTACTTACTGGTGGTAAGAGACGCGATGGTAAAGGATACTTTTTACAGCCTACAATCTTCACCAATGCTAAGGAAAATATGAAGATTTCACAGGAGGAGATCTTTGGGCCAGTTGTTACAGTAGTAAAGTTTGACACCATCGAAGAAGCAATTGAACTAGCTAATGACACAGATTATGGGTTGGCAGCTGGTATACACACAACAAATATCAACACCGCCGTCCACGTGgcaaacaaaatcaactcCGGTACCGTGTGGGTCAACACTTATAACGACTTTAACTCTATGGTTCCATTTGGTGGTTTCCACTCTTCTGGTATTGGTAGAGAAATGGGAGAAGAAGTGTTTCACGAATACACTCAATGCAAGGCTGTTAGGATCAAATTGCAGCTCCCAGACAAAAACACGAAGTAA
- the RRN7 gene encoding Pol I core factor CF has translation MVRQSWIRGPPCGIDNCRSRLYRTQDGLTICQYGHVQEGSIEFDDDADQPIVTTRRLNAVALDERGHLASQSSQRLSQDKRKQERLFGDEARPVYYRCLQKILKHQLDAILNLFYGMSSVEKDLTLVVKTNWCRMLNLIFDDGDEQGQKQQEQEQEQEQEQEQEQVQEQEEDKERRASKRSRKHRVGYKRRQLDVLDLVCIIYISSLQLQANPLYLSDVLDCIRKEKIPFFKTYHLLPQEDLNVLGQSYFPGLQGYEYPSNDHIYKRLYFLNTSLVKMEITVPVDYYFLLIYKTLTDVLYLTNAPQVFMLIYNLLKAVNKTKFVIKSDMGTVTKLRDAFPEVYIMSIVIFVLELNQKFDQQIFIRRQDTKDDIYHMSVEHTEQYCDWVYNNILPGKLHDSAGTQDLSMMEKRLFQIFDMNAAKEDILETDTEKSSSGGSGSGGGSGNGNGRLLTDQDDTEQVTDPDEVDAMLFDKLSKMVNMSSDDLRKVYAVITKSFKPSKLKRID, from the coding sequence ATGGTACGACAGCTGTGGATCCGTGGCCCACCGTGTGGGATTGATAATTGTCGTTCACGACTATACCGTACTCAAGATGGTCTTACAATCTGTCAGTATGGACATGTTCAAGAGGGTTCCATTgaatttgatgatgatgcagaCCAACCCATCGTAACAACAAGGAGATTGAATGCCGTTGCATTAGATGAGCGGGGCCATCTAGCTAGTCAATCGAGTCAAAGATTGTCGCAAGATAAAAGGAAACAGGAAAGATTATTTGGAGATGAGGCGAGACCTGTGTATTATAGATGTTTGCAGAAAATACTCAAACATCAACTTGATGCAATCTTAAACTTGTTTTATGGTATGAGTAGCGTGGAGAAAGATTTGACTTTAGTTGTCAAGACCAATTGGTGTAGAATGCTTAATCTAATTTTTGATGATGGCGATGAGCAGGGGCAGAAGCAGCAAGAGCAGGAGCAGGAGCAAGAACAggagcaagagcaagagcaagtGCAGGAGCAGGAggaagacaaagaaagaagagcaaGTAAACGGAGCAGAAAACACAGGGTCGGGTATAAGCGACGACAGTTGGATGTGTTGGATCTCGTTTGCATAATCTACATATCAAGCTTGCAATTACAAGCCAACCCTCTATATCTATCAGATGTGCTTGATTGTATTCGCAAGGAAAAAATCCCATTTTTCAAGACATACCATTTGTTGCCGCAAGAAGATTTGAATGTGTTGGGTCAACTGTATTTTCCTGGATTGCAAGGCTACGAATATCCACTGAATGATCATATTTACAAACGACTATACTTTCTCAATACAAGTCTTGTCAAGATGGAGATAACGGTACCTGTGGATTATTactttttgttgatttacAAGACATTGACAGATGTCTTGTATTTGACCAATGCACCTCAAGTTTTTATGCTAATATATAATTTGCTTAAAGCTGTTAACAAGACTAAATTTGTCATCAAGTCAGATATGGGCACGGTGACTAAATTGAGAGACGCGTTTCCCGAGGTGTACATTATGTCGATTGTTATATTTGTACTTGAGCTTAATCAAAAGTTTGACCAACAGATTTTTATTAGGAGGCAGGACACTAAGGATGATATATATCACATGAGTGTAGAACATACCGAACAGTATTGTGATTGGGTATATAACAACATTTTACCAGGGAAGCTACACGATAGTGCTGGTACACAGGATCTATCCATGATGGAGAAAAGATTGTTTCAGATATTTGACATGAATGCGGCAAAGGAGGATATTTTAGAAACCGATACTGAAAagagtagtagtggtggtagtggtagtggtggtggtagtggtaatGGCAATGGCCGTTTATTGACAGATCAAGATGATACAGAGCAGGTAACTGATCCGGATGAGGTGGATGCGATGTTGTTTGACAAGCTTTCCAAAATGGTTAATATGTCTCTGGATGATTTAAGGAAGGTTTATGCGGTTATCACCAAACTGTTTAAACCATCGAAACTCAAAAGAATAGATTAG
- the ALD5_2 gene encoding aldehyde dehydrogenase (NAD(P)(+)) ald5: MLAKTCLKQQGLAPKVSQMASRTFASTATRLGDLPLSVKVKIPTGREYEQPTGLFINNDFVYPKQKKTFNVVSPVNEEEITSVYEALEEDIDVAVDAARAAYKSWSVTDPAVRARVLTNLADLIEKNADLLAEVETFDNGKSLQNAKGDVALTAAYFRSCAGWTDKILGNLINTGEGHLNYTQRVPLVCGQIIPWNFPLLMLSWKLGPVLATGSTTVLKTAESTPLSALIVGKLLVEAGMPKGVVNIVSGFGKTAGAAIASHPKLEKVAFTGSTAVGKSIMKAAAESNLKKVTLELGGKSPNIVFNDANIDSTIQNLITAIFYNSGEVCCAGSRVLIQSKVYDEVLEKFKAAAENVKVGNPFDPETFMGAQVSETQLSKILSYIESGKKEGAEIVTGGARCDGKGYFLKPTIFSNVKDDMKIVKEEIFGPVVSVTKFDTIEEGIELANSTDYGLAAGIHTTNINTAVHVANNINAGTVWVNTYNDFNSMVPFGGFHSSGIGREMGEEVYQEYTQCKAVRIKITPPN; the protein is encoded by the coding sequence ATGTTGGCCAAAACTTGTCTTAAGCAACAAGGACTTGCTCCAAAAGTCCTGCAAATGGCCTCTAGAACATTTGCTTCCACTGCCACCAGATTGGGTGACTTGCCTTTGCTGGTCAAGGTCAAGATCCCCACTGGCAGAGAATATGAACAACCTACTGGTTTgttcatcaacaatgacTTTGTCTacccaaaacaaaaaaagacattCAATGTTGTTTCTCCAGTtaacgaagaagaaattacCTCGGTTTACGAAGCCTTGGAAGAAGATATCGATGTTGCTGTTGACGCTGCTAGAGCTGCTTATAAATCATGGTCTGTTACTGACCCAGCTGTCAGAGCTAGAGTGTTGACCAACTTGGCTGAtttgattgaaaagaatgcTGATTTGTTGGCTGAAGTTGAGACTTTTGACAATGGTAAATCATTGCAAAATGCTAAAGGTGATGTCGCTTTAACTGCTGCTTACTTTAGATCTTGTGCAGGCTGGACTGATAAGATTTTGGGTAACTTGATCAACACTGGTGAAGGCCACTTGAACTACACCCAAAGAGTTCCTTTGGTGTGTGGTCAGATTATTCCATGGAATTTCCCACTTTTGATGCTTTCTTGGAAATTGGGTCCTGTTTTGGCCACTGGTTCAACCACTGTGTTGAAGACTGCTGAATCTACCCCATTGTCTGCATTGATTGTTGGTAAATTGTTGGTTGAAGCTGGTATGCCAAAGGGTGTTGTCAATATTGTTTCTGGTTTCGGTAAGACTGCTGGTGCAGCCATTGCTTCACATCCAAAGTTGGAAAAAGTTGCATTCACCGGTTCTACTGCTGTTGGTAAGAGTATTATGAAGGCTGCTGCCGAATCCAATTTGAAGAAGGTCACTTTGGAATTGGGTGGTAAATCTCCAAACATTGTTTTTAATGATGCTAACATTGACAGCACCATCCAAAACTTGATTACTGCTATCTTTTACAACTCTGGTGAAGTTTGTTGTGCTGGTTCCCGTGTTTTGATCCAATCCAAGGTTTACGATGAAGTGTTGGAGAAGTTCAAGGCTGCTGCTGAAAATGTTAAGGTTGGTAACCCATTTGACCCAGAAACCTTTATGGGTGCTCAAGTCTCTGAGACTCAATTGTCCAAGATTTTGAGCTACATTGAATCTGGTAAGAAAGAAGGTGCTGAAATTGTTACTGGTGGTGCTCGTTGTGATGGTAAAGGTTACTTCCTTAAGCCAACCATCTTCTCCAACGTTAAAGACGACATGAAGATTGTTAAGGAAGAAATCTTTGGTCCAGTTGTTTCAGTTACCAAATTCGACACCATTGAGGAGGGAATTGAATTGGCAAACAGCACCGATTACGGTTTGGCTGCTGGTATCCACACCACTAACATTAACACTGCGGTCCATGTGGCAAACAATATCAATGCAGGTACTGTCTGGGTCAACACTTATAACGACTTTAACTCTATGGTTCCATTTGGTGGTTTCCACTCTTCTGGTATTGGTAGAGAAATGGGTGAGGAAGTTTACCAAGAGTACACTCAATGCAAGGCTGTTAGAATTAAGATTACACCACCAAACTAG
- the SER2 gene encoding Phosphoserine phosphatase — MIDCVLTVISHHDSLSNEVLATVKSFIEKTLGVESLKIATKQLSTRAHDFLITIKDLDRSRDLVRFQCLKQEYDLILQPVANRQNKKLFIFDMDSTLIYQEVIELIAAYAGIEDKVAEITERAMNGELDFNESLKERVQLLRGINSTTIWKELEQKIEITNGVRPLAKALKKLGCILGVCSGGFIPLAQHVKEQLGLDYAYANTLGVDEDNVLNGETIGDIVNGERKAELLLEIANKHNIAPKDAVAIGDGANDLKMMSVAGFGIAWNAKPKVQLLAPACLNTNTLLDVLYIMGHTEEDIKLLVN; from the coding sequence ATGATTGATTGTGTGTTAACAGTGATCTCGCATCACGATTCACTTTCAAATGAAGTGCTTGCTACAGTGAAAAgttttattgaaaaaactCTTGGTGTTGAGTCTTTGAAAATAGCTACCAAGCAATTATCTACACGTGCACATGATTTCCTCATAACAATAAAGGATCTTGACAGGAGTCGAGATTTAGTCAGATTCCAGTGTCTCAAACAAGAATATGATTTGATATTACAGCCAGTTGCTAATcgtcaaaacaaaaagttgTTTATCTTTGATATGGATTCTACTTTGATTTACCAAGAGGTTATCGAGCTCATAGCGGCTTATGCAGGTATCGAAGATAAAGTTGCTGAAATCACCGAGAGAGCAATGAATGGCGAATTGGATTTCAACGAAagtttgaaagaaagagttCAACTTCTACGCGGTATCAATTCCACCACTATCTGGAAAGAAttagaacaaaaaatagaaattaCCAATGGAGTCAGGCCCTTGGCAAAAGCTTTGAAAAAACTTGGTTGTATATTGGGTGTTTGCTCTGGTGGTTTCATTCCATTGGCACAACACGTGAAAGAACAATTGGGTTTGGACTATGCGTATGCTAATACTTTAGGTGTAGATGAAGATAATGTGTTGAACGGTGAAACAATCGGCGATATTGTAAATGGCGAACGAAAAGCTGAGCTCTTGTTGGAAATAGCAAACAAGCACAATATTGCACCCAAAGATGCAGTTGCTATAGGCGATGGAGCCAACGATTTAAAGATGATGTCTGTTGCTGGGTTTGGTATTGCATGGAAtgcaaaaccaaaagtCCAATTACTTGCACCTGCATGTTTGAATACAAACACATTATTGGACGTATTATACATCATGGGACACACTGAAGAGGATATCAAGCTCCTTGTTAATTAA
- the UFD1 gene encoding ubiquitin fusion degradation protein (BUSCO:EOG09263WLB), with product MFSSFGSSMFGGGVPGFGMPMNNKFEEYFRCYPVSMMPDMIRKDDANYGGKIFLPPSALQKLTMLHIRYPILFELKNEQQDITTHSGVLEFIAEEGRCYIPQWMMNTLQLQPGSLVKINNCDLELGKFVKIEPQSVDFLDISDPKAVLENVLRKFSTLTVNDVIEINYNDSVYGIKVLEVKPESSGHGICVVETDLETDFAPPVGYVEPEYKPKSVTPMDQKPINPSSVNRGAGAATMAKSINYAQIVSDASNGSSKYGGLGQKLSGKKIETPASSSKAYKVEDLDPDAPPVPLTLPDNQLFFGFPVVLPTQEELDEDVNEKQKQAKAFGGTGQSLRQSKKRKDKNTTYPALKNHERSPDVIEID from the coding sequence AtgttttcaagttttggTTCTTCTATGTTTGGTGGTGGCGTTCCTGGCTTTGGAATGCCCATGaacaacaaatttgaagaatATTTTCGATGTTATCCCGTATCGATGATGCCAGATATGATTCGTAAAGACGATGCCAATTACGGAGGCAAAATATTCCTTCCACCTTCTGCATTACAAAAATTGACTATGCTACATATCAGGTATCCAATACTTTTCGAATTGAAGAATGAACAGCAAGATATCACAACTCATAGTGGTGTGCTTGAATTTATTGCTGAGGAAGGAAGATGCTATATTCCACAATGGATGATGAATACCCTACAGTTACAACCGGGTAGTTTGGTCAAGATCAATAATTGTGATTTGGAGTTGGGTAAATTTGTCAAAATCGAACCGCAGAGCGTTGACTTTCTCGATATAAGTGACCCAAAAGCAGTTTTGGAGAATGTATTGCGAAAATTCTCGACCTTGACTGTGAATGACGTGATTGAAATCAACTATAATGACAGTGTGTATGGTATCAAGGTGTTGGAAGTGAAGCCTGAAAGCAGTGGACATGGTATATGTGTAGTAGAAACTGATTTGGAGACTGATTTTGCTCCACCAGTGGGGTATGTTGAGCCCGAATACAAACCAAAGAGTGTCACGCCAATGGACCAAAAGCCTATCAATCCAAGCAGTGTCAATCGAGGAGCAGGGGCTGCTACAATGGCAAAATCGATAAACTATGCTCAAATAGTTAGTGATGCATCGAATGGAAGCTCCAAGTATGGAGGTTTAGGACAAAAGCTCTCGGGGAAAAAAATCGAAACACCGGCATCATCGTCAAAGGCATATAAAGTAGAAGATCTAGACCCCGATGCTCCACCCGTGCCTTTAACACTCCCTGATAACCAATTGTTCTTTGGTTTTCCGGTAGTGCTTCCCACGCAAGAAGAGTTGGACGAAGATGTGAATgagaagcaaaagcaagCAAAAGCATTTGGTGGTACTGGTCAATCTTTAAgacaaagtaaaaagagaaaggacAAGAACACAACTTATCCCGCGCTAAAGAACCACGAAAGAAGCCCTGATGTGATAGAGATTGATTag
- the ABZ2 gene encoding Aminodeoxychorismate lyase, translated as MSLNTYDTLLQIHKGYFDKSRPDAGDSQQQRNSSSFSSQFELLETIRYDPQLSTTEPKGFKEIAKQNFLFLSEHANRLKFTMRFFHRNIMQSGTQLDFEITDDYLFREIVENMERLNKEVDVPYKIRALFQLDGTAKFEFHNTAKLSSLQSLLHIKYEAISEDIHEAASGNELLMSSNEQFDYAIDNVWDVYVNNSPTHISPFTSFKTTKRDEYTKARANLPGKNPGHEEVLLYNQQSQLMEGSITNVAVKRPSDGKWITPLLSSGCLCGVTREYLLGTNYIVEQTITMDQVKPGTEVLLFNGIMGVVKGKIVR; from the coding sequence ATGTCTCTCAATACATATGATACATTGTTGCAAATACACAAGGGGTATTTCGATAAGCTGAGGCCAGATGCGGGCGATAGCCAACAACAGCGGAACTCTTCTTCGTTTTCCTCTCAATTTGAACTTTTGGAAACAATCAGATATGATCCACAACTTTCCACAACAGAGCCGAAAGGATTTAAAGAGATAGCtaaacaaaattttctatttttgtCAGAACATGCTAATCGATTAAAATTCACCATGAGGTTTTTCCATCGCAACATCATGCAAAGTGGAACTCAATTGGACTTTGAAATCACCGATGACTATCTATTCCGGGAAATAGTTGAAAACATGGAGAGATTGAATAAAGAAGTTGATGTACCTTACAAGATTCGCGCATTATTTCAATTGGATGGCACGGCAAAGTTTGAGTTTCATAATACAGCTAAATTGTCGAGCTTGCAAAGCCTATTACACATAAAATATGAGGCGATATCTGAGGATATCCACGAAGCCGCATCTGGAAACGAGCTCCTTATGAGCTCAAACGAACAATTTGACTATGCAATTGATAATGTGTGGGACGTCTATGTAAATAATTCACCGACACATATCTCGCCATTTACATCTTTTAAAACCACGAAAAGAGATGAGTATACAAAAGCTAGGGCGAATTTGCCAGGCAAAAACCCAGGTCACGAAGAAGTTCTATTGTATAATCAACAGAGTCAACTTATGGAAGGATCAATCACGAATGTAGCAGTTAAAAGACCGAGTGATGGAAAATGGATAACGCCATTGCTAAGTTCCGGTTGCTTGTGCGGGGTAACAAGAGAATATTTATTGGGAACAAACTATATTGTGGAACAGACTATTACTATGGACCAGGTCAAACCTGGAACTGAAGTCTTGTTGTTTAATGGAATCATGGGAGTTGTCAAAGGTAAGATTGTCAGGTGA
- a CDS encoding uncharacterized protein (BUSCO:EOG092655SO), with product MGKFEIKGFSILPVKLPDSKSTQYIFFKKHDAKNDPLNTNERSLFLSNLPISCDFTTIKKFFQEVALGSTVESFTTSSLTNCSEDVWINLTKLTSDLPLSTVDETATKLPKNSAIVTFVDKASLQLAYTALKKLSSSSSSSSSSSSAAATTTTTTTTTTSKQSEIKQWPIKPMGSAYYLHAYESQVLDKETLSEQVAKALQDFDRAEKESIEELQQQANMVDEDGFTLVVGSHRKTKAGILGKQKLANTVESEKAKNSLKKKEKQDFYRFQLREKKKEEMNDLLSKFKADQEKVRLMREKKRFRPY from the coding sequence ATGGGTAAATTCGAGATTAAGGGATTCAGTATTCTCCCTGTTAAATTACCAGACAGCAAATCCACGCAATACATATTTTTCAAGAAACATGATGCCAAGAATGATCCTTTGAATACTAATGAGAggtctctttttctttccaactTGCCTATATCGTGTGACTTTACAACaatcaaaaagttttttcaAGAAGTGGCCTTAGGCTCAACTGTGGAAAGTTTCACGACTTCGAGCCTCACAAACTGCTCCGAGGATGTTTGGATAAATCTTACCAAGCTTACTTCTGACCTCCCCTTAAGCACTGTTGATGAGACAGCGACCAAGCTACCCAAGAACTCAGCGATTGTCACGTTTGTAGACAAGGCATCTTTACAACTTGCATACACAGCACTAAAAAAACTTTCCTCCTCGTCCTCGTCTTCGTCCTCGTCCTCATCAGCTGCAGCAACgactactactacaacaacaacaaccacatcGAAACAATCTGAAATTAAACAGTGGCCAATCAAGCCTATGGGATCTGCCTACTACTTACATGCATACGAACTGCAGGTGCTCGATAAGGAAACGTTATCGGAGCAAGTTGCAAAAGCATTGCAAGATTTTGACAGAGCTGAGAAGGAGAGCATTGAAGAGTTACAACAACAGGCCAATATGGTTGACGAAGATGGGTTCACGTTAGTTGTTGGGTCTCatagaaagacaaaagccGGAATTTTGGGAAAACAGAAGTTGGCCAATACAGTAGAGAGTGAAAAGGCAAAGAattctttgaaaaagaaggagaaacaaGATTTCTATAGATTCCAGttaagagaaaagaagaaggaggaaaTGAATGATTTGTTGAGCAAGTTTAAAGCTGATCAAGAGAAAGTGAGGTTAatgagagaaaagaagcgTTTCCGACCGTATTAG
- the PDR17 gene encoding lipid biosynthesis and multidrug resistance — MVLGFLKRKGTGNVDSSDSSQVFDQGSQTSNATTATSTVSEKVPKLTKRKTPFENPINPIKPPEFNLTAEQQKLYDQLLEYYQDYITKEIPINDSHNAPKHPLTEDELVWLTKECFLRYLRASKWKLETAKTRIHDTLVWRRTFGVVDIPNVTDSKKLITADLVAPENETGKQLIVGYDNDNRPCLYLRNGYQNTSGGLRQVQHLVFMLERVIQYMPPGQDSLALLIDFKAAPAEMKLSSKFPSLSTSQQCLHILQSHYPERLGRGLFTNIPLIGQAFFKLVGPFIDPYTRSKTIYDQPFANFVPAEQLDKEFQGLMDFEYDHEVYWPTMNEIAEKKHKLYMENFRKYGSRIGLSEYDLRQESKGAVEGTDVAA; from the coding sequence ATGGTATTGGGATTTCTCAAACGGAAAGGAACTGGAAATGTTGACTCTAGCGACTCAAGCCAAGTTTTTGACCAAGGGTCGCAAACTTCGAATGCCACAACGGCAACCAGCACTGTACTGGAAAAAGTCCCTAAattaacaaaaagaaaaacaccaTTTGAAAACCCTATTAATCCCATAAAGCCACCAGAATTTAATCTAACTGCAGAGCAGCAAAAGCTTTATGATCAGTTGCTTGAGTATTACCAAGATTATATAACCAAGGAGATCCCAATTAACGACTCGCACAATGCACCTAAACACCCGCTTACCGAAGACGAACTCGTATGGCTAACAAAGGAATGCTTTTTGAGATATTTACGTGCAAGCAAATGGAAATTGGAGACTGCAAAAACTAGAATTCATGATACTCTAGTATGGAGGCGAACTTTTGGCGTGGTTGATATTCCCAATGTAACTGATTCCAAAAAGCTCATCACGGCTGACTTGGTGGCACCCGAAAATGAAACTGGGAAACAGTTGATTGTTGGCTATGATAATGACAACCGACCATGTCTTTATTTGAGAAACGGGTACCAGAACACTTCTGGTGGGTTGAGACAGGTGCAACACTTGGTGTTTATGCTTGAACGCGTAATTCAGTATATGCCACCAGGTCAAGATAGTCTTGCATTGCTTATTGATTTTAAGGCAGCCCCGGCTGAAATGAAACTATCATCCAAATTTCCTTCGTTATCTACATCGCAGCAATGTCTTCATATTTTGCAAAGTCATTATCCGGAAAGATTAGGAAGAGGTCTTTTTACAAATATTCCATTGATTGGACAAgcattttttaaattggTAGGGCCCTTTATTGATCCATACACAAGACTGAAGACTATATATGATCAACCATTTGCAAACTTTGTTCCCGCGGAGCAGTTGGACAAGGAGTTCCAAGGGTTGATGGACTTTGAATATGACCATGAAGTTTATTGGCCAACAATGAATGAGATTGCAGAAAAGAAGCACAAATTGTATATGGAAAACTTTAGAAAATACGGGTCAAGAATTGGGTTGAGCGAATATGATTTAAGACAGGAGCTGAAGGGGGCGGTGGAGGGTACAGATGTCGCTGCTTGA